From Mesobacillus jeotgali, the proteins below share one genomic window:
- a CDS encoding N-acetyltransferase, whose protein sequence is MEILYQGILKNDSGTEETFTVRELTLEDLDGILEVQNIIISSLTDRNALQPLTEEEYRHILQGNGIMAGAFIDDRLIAFRALLVPMVDEDHLGRDIGLGEEELAQVIYQEISNVIPKYRGNKLQQTLAILLMQELSKQEHQYRYVCCTVAPFNIPSLKDKFAQGLEIAALKEKYGGMLRYVFVKDLSMPGDRDWNEVLTIPMEDTVSQQEAISGGYRGFDMAEESGVWQVLYGK, encoded by the coding sequence ATGGAGATTTTATATCAAGGGATTTTAAAAAATGATTCAGGAACTGAGGAAACATTCACAGTGAGGGAACTGACTCTCGAGGATTTAGATGGGATTCTTGAGGTGCAAAATATAATCATATCCAGCCTTACAGACAGGAATGCATTACAACCGCTGACCGAAGAGGAATATCGCCATATTCTTCAGGGAAACGGAATAATGGCTGGGGCATTTATTGATGATCGCTTGATTGCGTTCAGGGCTCTGCTCGTACCGATGGTGGATGAGGATCATCTTGGAAGGGATATCGGCTTGGGGGAAGAAGAACTGGCCCAAGTGATCTATCAGGAAATATCAAATGTTATTCCGAAGTACCGGGGCAATAAACTTCAGCAGACTCTGGCCATTCTGCTGATGCAGGAATTGAGCAAGCAAGAGCATCAGTACCGGTATGTATGCTGTACAGTGGCTCCATTCAACATTCCAAGTTTAAAGGATAAATTTGCACAGGGTCTGGAAATTGCCGCGCTTAAAGAAAAATATGGCGGAATGCTAAGATATGTATTCGTCAAAGACTTAAGCATGCCTGGAGATCGAGATTGGAATGAAGTCCTCACCATACCAATGGAAGACACCGTCTCCCAGCAGGAAGCCATCTCAGGGGGGTACCGCGGGTTCGATATGGCGGAAGAATCAGGGGTATGGCAGGTTTTGTACGGAAAATAA
- a CDS encoding peptide-methionine (S)-S-oxide reductase — MEIVYFAGGCLWGVQAFIKTLPGVKFTEAGRANGTSETLDGDYDGYAECVKTGFDPKVVTMRELMEYFFEIIDPYSLNKQGQDVGKKYRTGVYSEKPEHLMEARAFLSERNDYDLIVVEVLPLTNYVRSAEEHQDRLSRCPNDYCHIPEEVLNRYK, encoded by the coding sequence ATGGAAATCGTATATTTTGCAGGTGGCTGTTTATGGGGAGTACAAGCTTTTATAAAAACGTTACCAGGAGTAAAGTTTACAGAGGCAGGAAGAGCTAATGGAACAAGTGAAACACTTGATGGAGATTATGATGGCTACGCCGAATGTGTAAAAACAGGATTTGATCCAAAGGTTGTCACGATGAGGGAATTAATGGAGTATTTTTTTGAAATCATTGATCCCTACAGTTTGAATAAACAAGGACAGGATGTTGGCAAGAAATACAGAACTGGAGTCTATAGTGAAAAGCCTGAACACTTAATGGAGGCGAGGGCGTTCCTTAGTGAGAGAAATGATTATGACCTTATAGTTGTGGAAGTATTACCTCTTACAAACTATGTGAGAAGTGCAGAAGAACATCAAGATAGGTTATCTAGATGTCCCAATGATTATTGTCACATTCCAGAAGAAGTATTAAATAGGTATAAGTAA
- a CDS encoding NAD(P)-dependent oxidoreductase, with translation MNILVLGATGRVGSQIVTYALQDRHHVIVLVRSPEKIQMDNENLTIITGNVLNKEDIVRAMYGIDIVISALNTDGTTTLSGSMPLIIEAMENEGIKRIITIGTAGILQSKTTPNSLRYQSSESKQKSTRAAKEHHKVYDMLKQSTLDWTIVCPTYLPDGEKVGRYRIDRNFLPDGGAKISVVDTADFTYKQIKASTYIKSRVGIAY, from the coding sequence ATGAATATTTTAGTTTTAGGTGCAACTGGACGAGTTGGCAGTCAAATAGTTACTTATGCACTTCAGGACAGACATCATGTTATTGTATTAGTCCGAAGTCCTGAAAAGATTCAAATGGATAATGAGAATCTAACCATTATCACCGGGAATGTTTTAAATAAAGAGGATATAGTGCGTGCAATGTATGGGATTGATATAGTGATCAGTGCACTAAATACCGATGGTACAACTACTTTATCTGGAAGTATGCCACTTATTATCGAAGCAATGGAAAACGAAGGTATAAAACGGATCATAACCATAGGAACTGCGGGTATTCTGCAAAGTAAAACCACACCCAATTCTTTGCGTTATCAATCAAGTGAATCAAAGCAGAAGTCAACCCGTGCAGCGAAAGAACATCATAAAGTTTACGATATGCTCAAACAATCAACTCTGGATTGGACGATTGTTTGTCCTACATACTTGCCGGATGGTGAAAAGGTAGGCAGATATCGAATAGACCGAAATTTTTTGCCGGATGGCGGAGCTAAGATATCCGTAGTCGATACAGCAGATTTTACTTATAAACAGATAAAAGCAAGCACTTATATAAAATCACGTGTAGGTATCGCCTACTAA
- a CDS encoding DUF2164 domain-containing protein — MFIRLTKDQQQLMIDEIQDFFLKEKGEDLTEFAAERVLDFVKESLAPHFYNAAVLDAKHLLEQQFSSLEDEILTLERPIKK, encoded by the coding sequence ATGTTTATAAGACTGACGAAAGACCAACAGCAATTAATGATTGATGAGATTCAGGATTTCTTTTTAAAAGAAAAAGGGGAAGATTTAACGGAGTTTGCTGCCGAAAGAGTCTTAGACTTTGTAAAAGAGTCTCTTGCACCCCATTTTTATAATGCTGCTGTTTTGGATGCCAAGCATCTTTTAGAACAACAGTTTTCTTCATTGGAGGACGAAATCCTTACCCTTGAACGTCCTATAAAAAAATAG
- a CDS encoding GGDEF domain-containing protein encodes MHNIIDIFTENMTLIIAFLYIGQKLKEVIILKIRDTSRMIWAVPVTISLLSLLVMHHPFFFEGMRIDLRSVPLFFVAFLTGWKLGIIAVILPLWYRIDLGGPTVIEGVTQSILLPYIVGSLFHRRITYNPPYTLLNVKYLLVGFLIYEIIKSSLMFLTTPVNLIPVLIMVVFEFIAILTIALINNDTNLNLLTKKELEFDSRHDGMTNLYNLRYFNTKAGELLSSNKSFVIGMIDVDYFKNYNDTHGHPAGDIVLKNIGKLLKDSMRDGDVFARYGGEEFIICLQQDNDISNTAIVADRFRNLVEAYPFHGEESQPNKKLTVSIGLSSVSNGKEIHELIEEADQALYAAKQQGRNTVHIYDKA; translated from the coding sequence TTGCATAACATTATAGATATTTTTACAGAGAACATGACCTTGATTATTGCTTTCTTGTATATTGGGCAAAAGTTAAAAGAAGTGATCATACTCAAAATCAGAGACACATCCAGGATGATATGGGCTGTGCCTGTTACAATAAGCCTATTGAGTTTATTGGTCATGCATCATCCGTTCTTTTTTGAAGGAATGAGAATTGATTTAAGAAGTGTGCCTTTATTTTTTGTTGCCTTTTTAACGGGCTGGAAATTAGGAATAATCGCTGTCATCTTACCATTATGGTATCGCATAGATCTTGGCGGTCCGACTGTCATAGAAGGGGTGACACAGTCCATACTCCTGCCTTATATAGTAGGATCCCTTTTTCATAGAAGGATTACATATAACCCCCCTTATACCTTGCTTAATGTTAAATACCTTTTAGTCGGCTTTTTAATTTATGAAATTATTAAATCGTCATTAATGTTTCTAACCACTCCGGTTAATTTGATTCCCGTTCTGATAATGGTTGTGTTTGAGTTCATTGCAATTTTGACCATAGCACTAATTAACAATGATACAAACCTTAATCTATTAACTAAAAAAGAATTGGAATTTGATTCGCGGCATGATGGCATGACAAACCTATATAACCTTCGCTATTTTAATACCAAAGCAGGTGAATTACTCTCTTCTAATAAATCTTTTGTCATTGGCATGATAGATGTTGATTATTTTAAAAATTACAATGATACGCATGGACACCCAGCTGGAGATATTGTACTTAAAAATATCGGCAAGTTGTTAAAGGACAGTATGAGAGATGGGGATGTTTTTGCAAGATACGGGGGAGAGGAATTTATTATATGCCTGCAACAAGATAATGATATCTCCAATACTGCCATAGTTGCAGACCGTTTTCGCAATCTAGTTGAAGCCTATCCCTTCCACGGTGAGGAATCACAGCCTAATAAAAAATTAACCGTTTCAATAGGCCTAAGTAGTGTTTCTAACGGCAAAGAAATTCATGAATTAATCGAAGAAGCTGACCAGGCTCTTTACGCAGCAAAACAACAAGGCAGGAATACTGTGCACATATACGATAAAGCTTAA
- a CDS encoding PspC domain-containing protein has protein sequence MKNNFRKSSTDKSIAGVCGGIAEYFGISSLLVRLIFIFLPGANILIYLILVNTMADSPPSLY, from the coding sequence TTGAAAAATAACTTCAGAAAGTCATCAACCGACAAGTCGATAGCTGGTGTTTGCGGAGGGATAGCTGAGTATTTCGGTATATCTTCTTTGTTAGTAAGACTAATATTTATTTTCTTACCTGGTGCTAATATCCTAATATATTTAATTCTTGTTAATACGATGGCTGATAGTCCTCCGTCGTTATATTAA
- the ftsZ gene encoding cell division protein FtsZ produces the protein MLEFETNIDQFATIKVIGVGGGGNNAVNRMIEDGVQGVEFISVNTDAQALNMSKAEVTMQIGGSLTRGLGAGANPEIGRKAVEESRKQIRDALEGADMVFVTAGMGGGTGTGAAPEIAHIARELGALTIGVVTRPFTFEGRKRAQNAAAGIEEMKKAVNTLIIIPNERLLQIVDKKTPMIQAFREADNVLRQGVQGISDLIAVPGLINLDFADVKTIMSNKGTALMGIGVASGENRAADAAKKAISSPLLETSINGAKGVLMNITGGMNLSLYEVQEAADIVAAATDDQLNMIFGSVINENLTNEIMVTVIATGFDHDVEETQQSNSSRRPGDMIANSREQYQSQSRKRERIAHADSGNYGSAQNHRQSGSYDQSGHYSKPPVYEESADYERGSQQPDDSLDIPSFLRKRNRRR, from the coding sequence ATGCTGGAATTTGAAACAAATATCGATCAATTTGCCACAATAAAAGTAATTGGGGTTGGCGGTGGCGGAAATAATGCCGTGAACAGGATGATTGAGGATGGCGTGCAGGGAGTAGAGTTCATTTCTGTGAATACAGATGCGCAGGCTCTTAACATGTCAAAAGCGGAGGTCACCATGCAAATCGGCGGTTCGCTGACCAGGGGCCTGGGGGCAGGCGCAAATCCTGAAATCGGCAGAAAGGCTGTTGAGGAAAGCAGGAAGCAGATCAGGGACGCCCTGGAAGGCGCGGACATGGTGTTCGTAACAGCCGGAATGGGAGGCGGAACCGGGACTGGAGCTGCGCCGGAGATTGCCCATATTGCGCGTGAACTTGGCGCACTTACAATTGGAGTGGTGACTCGTCCGTTCACTTTTGAAGGCCGCAAGCGGGCACAAAATGCGGCAGCCGGAATTGAAGAGATGAAGAAAGCCGTTAATACCTTAATCATCATTCCAAACGAGCGCTTGCTGCAAATCGTCGACAAGAAAACACCTATGATTCAAGCCTTCCGTGAGGCGGACAATGTACTCAGGCAGGGTGTCCAGGGGATTTCCGACTTGATTGCCGTGCCAGGCTTGATCAACCTGGATTTTGCTGACGTGAAAACGATCATGTCAAACAAAGGGACGGCGCTTATGGGCATCGGAGTTGCTTCAGGCGAAAACCGGGCGGCCGATGCTGCCAAAAAAGCCATCTCCTCGCCATTGCTGGAAACAAGCATTAATGGCGCTAAAGGAGTGCTGATGAACATCACGGGCGGCATGAACCTCAGTTTGTATGAAGTCCAGGAAGCAGCCGATATTGTGGCGGCCGCAACAGATGACCAGCTTAACATGATTTTTGGGTCAGTCATCAATGAAAACCTGACAAATGAAATCATGGTGACCGTGATAGCGACCGGCTTCGATCATGATGTGGAGGAAACTCAGCAATCGAATTCATCGCGACGTCCTGGAGACATGATTGCGAATTCACGCGAGCAATACCAGTCTCAATCGAGAAAACGAGAGCGTATCGCACATGCAGACTCGGGAAATTACGGCTCAGCCCAGAACCACAGACAGTCCGGCAGCTACGACCAATCCGGCCATTACAGCAAGCCGCCTGTATACGAAGAGTCTGCCGATTACGAACGGGGTTCTCAGCAGCCAGACGACTCGCTTGATATCCCCTCGTTTTTGCGAAAGCGAAACAGAAGGCGTTAA
- a CDS encoding homoserine/threonine efflux transporter produces the protein MDSILTYISIAAMMVVIPGADTMLLVKNTLSYGPRAGRFTVLGMATGLSFWTLVAILGLSVVIAKSVILFSTIKYMGAAYLIYLGIKSFFAKSVFSLEEMQAQANAAANSPARHYKESFMQALLSNVLNPKTVLVYITVMPQFINLNGNVDQQLIVLASILTSLAVLWFLTLVYVIDYAKKWLHNSKFQKVFQKSTGLILVGIGVKTGI, from the coding sequence ATGGATAGCATCCTAACCTACATATCAATTGCTGCTATGATGGTGGTTATACCCGGAGCTGATACTATGCTGCTGGTTAAAAACACTCTAAGTTATGGCCCTCGAGCAGGACGTTTTACGGTTCTCGGAATGGCAACGGGGCTTTCTTTTTGGACGCTTGTTGCTATACTTGGGTTATCTGTGGTCATTGCAAAGTCTGTAATTCTTTTTAGTACAATCAAATATATGGGAGCTGCCTACTTGATTTATTTGGGTATAAAAAGTTTTTTTGCTAAAAGTGTGTTTTCTCTAGAGGAAATGCAAGCACAAGCAAATGCAGCTGCCAATTCTCCTGCTCGCCATTATAAAGAATCCTTTATGCAAGCCTTACTTAGTAATGTTCTTAATCCTAAGACAGTTTTGGTTTATATAACTGTCATGCCTCAATTTATCAATTTGAATGGAAATGTAGATCAGCAATTGATTGTGTTAGCATCCATTCTGACTTCGCTGGCTGTATTATGGTTTCTGACCCTTGTTTATGTTATTGATTATGCAAAAAAATGGCTGCATAACTCCAAATTCCAAAAAGTATTCCAAAAATCAACTGGCTTAATTTTAGTAGGCATTGGTGTCAAAACAGGAATATGA
- a CDS encoding TrmB family transcriptional regulator: MKETILETLKNLNFTEYEAKAYLTLLEDSPLTGYAVAKNSGVPRSKIYEVLENLTIRGDILVSPGNTPQYTPVPAKELIKNRRKKAEENFELAEKSLAEFERSENDRGNIWNIMGRSEILDKVKDCIVSAKKRILLEIWKEEFEELESELRHAAKRGVTVTIITYGKIVSDFANVYHHYMGDKITEEYGGRWIVISGDDSEVVAGIVSLSEDSRAAWTMHVGLVMPITEFVIHDLYLMEIMEKHRELLEESFGKNLVNLRKKFSIHPDFKKHYVK; the protein is encoded by the coding sequence ATGAAAGAAACCATTTTAGAAACGTTAAAAAACTTAAATTTTACTGAATATGAAGCAAAAGCGTATCTTACTTTACTGGAGGACTCACCATTAACCGGCTATGCCGTGGCGAAAAACTCCGGAGTACCACGTTCAAAAATATATGAAGTCCTTGAGAATCTCACCATACGAGGAGATATTCTTGTCAGTCCCGGGAATACACCACAATACACACCTGTCCCTGCAAAGGAGCTTATTAAAAATCGCCGTAAGAAAGCAGAAGAGAATTTTGAACTTGCGGAAAAATCATTAGCGGAGTTCGAACGCTCTGAAAATGATCGAGGAAATATATGGAATATAATGGGACGAAGTGAAATATTAGATAAAGTGAAAGATTGTATAGTATCAGCCAAAAAAAGAATTCTTTTAGAGATTTGGAAAGAGGAATTTGAAGAATTAGAGTCTGAACTGAGACATGCAGCAAAAAGAGGGGTCACCGTAACGATTATAACTTATGGGAAGATCGTCTCTGATTTTGCTAATGTATATCACCATTATATGGGGGATAAAATCACAGAAGAGTATGGCGGACGATGGATTGTTATTAGTGGAGATGACTCAGAGGTCGTGGCAGGTATTGTCTCGCTGAGCGAAGACAGCCGAGCGGCGTGGACCATGCATGTAGGTTTAGTCATGCCGATTACAGAATTCGTGATTCATGATTTGTATCTCATGGAAATCATGGAGAAGCATAGAGAACTATTGGAAGAAAGCTTTGGGAAAAACCTCGTGAATTTACGCAAAAAGTTTTCCATCCATCCAGATTTTAAAAAACACTATGTAAAATAA
- the cspC gene encoding cold shock protein CspC yields the protein MEQGTVKWFNAEKGFGFIERENGDDVFVHFSAIQSEGFKSLDEGQKVTFDVEQGARGAQAANVQKA from the coding sequence ATGGAACAAGGTACAGTTAAATGGTTTAATGCAGAAAAAGGCTTCGGCTTCATCGAACGTGAAAATGGAGACGACGTATTCGTACACTTCTCTGCTATCCAAAGTGAGGGTTTCAAGTCTTTAGACGAAGGTCAAAAAGTAACGTTTGACGTTGAGCAAGGTGCTCGTGGAGCTCAAGCTGCTAACGTTCAAAAAGCTTAA
- a CDS encoding FAD-dependent monooxygenase: MKAIIIGAGIGGLSTAIALRKIGIEVKVFESKHEVRFAGAGLGIGANALRALQQLGVGDQVVREGKVLDELRILSSAGKILQRTDTTIISTKYGLDNVSIERGKLLELLMCALGQAQIVQTGKTCRRFEQNAYGVKVWFEDGSTEEGDLLIAADGIHSAIRETLMPNAKPRYAGYTCWRAVVQAGPDLKGYDQKVFIETWGRRGRFGLVPLPDNRIYWFACVNAKAGDSQLRTFSVQNLIKIFDGYHEPIPGILAQTSDHQLLHHDIYDLPPIHRFVFGNIVLLGDSAHAMTPNLGQGAGQSIEDAVILAGHLKRSPTIKEALKRYEHERTARTSVITRMSKRVGMVAQLNDRVSVTLRDALFPHIPARVMEKQLKYLYEVRLEGLL; the protein is encoded by the coding sequence ATGAAAGCAATTATTATAGGCGCAGGCATCGGAGGGCTTAGCACAGCCATTGCCCTCCGCAAAATCGGGATCGAAGTGAAAGTATTTGAAAGCAAGCATGAAGTGCGTTTCGCAGGTGCAGGTCTCGGAATCGGCGCGAATGCTCTCAGGGCATTGCAGCAGCTGGGTGTGGGCGATCAGGTAGTACGGGAAGGGAAGGTCTTGGATGAACTTCGCATCTTATCATCTGCAGGGAAAATCCTTCAACGGACGGATACAACAATAATTAGCACCAAGTATGGACTTGACAATGTTTCGATTGAGCGAGGAAAGCTTCTGGAGTTGCTGATGTGCGCTTTAGGTCAGGCACAAATTGTCCAAACCGGAAAGACTTGCAGGCGTTTTGAACAAAATGCCTATGGGGTGAAAGTTTGGTTTGAAGACGGTTCAACGGAGGAAGGAGATTTGCTGATCGCTGCGGATGGCATTCACTCCGCCATTCGTGAAACACTAATGCCTAATGCAAAACCACGGTATGCGGGATACACCTGTTGGAGGGCGGTTGTTCAGGCCGGACCCGACTTAAAGGGTTATGATCAGAAAGTCTTTATAGAAACCTGGGGCCGCAGGGGACGCTTTGGTTTGGTTCCTTTGCCAGACAACCGGATCTATTGGTTTGCCTGCGTTAATGCCAAAGCCGGGGATTCTCAATTAAGAACCTTTTCTGTACAGAACTTGATCAAGATATTTGATGGGTACCATGAGCCGATCCCTGGCATACTGGCACAAACGTCTGATCACCAATTGCTCCATCATGATATTTATGATCTGCCGCCAATCCACCGCTTTGTATTTGGGAACATAGTTTTGCTCGGTGACTCGGCCCATGCCATGACCCCCAATCTGGGACAAGGAGCAGGACAGTCTATTGAAGATGCAGTCATCCTCGCAGGTCATTTAAAAAGAAGCCCGACAATTAAAGAGGCATTGAAAAGATATGAACACGAACGAACTGCGCGGACCAGTGTAATTACCAGAATGTCAAAGCGGGTTGGAATGGTGGCACAGTTGAATGACCGAGTTTCTGTGACTCTTCGAGATGCACTATTCCCGCATATTCCAGCCAGGGTTATGGAAAAACAGCTGAAATACCTGTACGAAGTGAGGCTTGAAGGACTTCTGTAA
- a CDS encoding YvrJ family protein, whose translation MEQLIPFISEVGFPIVVTLYLLQRIEAKLDAVIQSIQSLPVRLQERSDPEPVYPAIASQETIREMNIQQ comes from the coding sequence ATGGAGCAGCTGATTCCGTTCATCAGCGAAGTTGGGTTCCCGATTGTTGTGACACTGTACTTGCTGCAGCGAATCGAAGCCAAGCTTGATGCAGTCATCCAATCAATCCAAAGCCTGCCCGTTAGATTGCAGGAAAGGTCAGACCCTGAGCCGGTTTACCCTGCCATTGCAAGCCAGGAAACCATCCGTGAGATGAACATCCAACAGTAA
- a CDS encoding DUF2922 domain-containing protein, with the protein MAKTLELQFATDLGKFTKLAVDNPKEPIDPAAVKRAMEQIIASNAFLPTNGTLVAVDSARVIERNVTDYELI; encoded by the coding sequence ATGGCTAAAACACTTGAGTTGCAATTCGCTACTGATCTTGGCAAGTTTACCAAGCTGGCGGTTGATAACCCTAAGGAGCCCATTGATCCAGCAGCAGTCAAGCGGGCAATGGAACAAATCATTGCTTCCAACGCGTTCCTTCCAACCAATGGCACCCTGGTCGCCGTTGATAGCGCTCGTGTCATCGAACGCAATGTAACTGACTATGAGCTAATCTAA
- a CDS encoding DUF1659 domain-containing protein has product MAMAMLKDSNMRLMFEAGLDEKGEPIFKGKTYRYVRKEATPDQVQQAAVALGGLSADLLSSVERNDSFDII; this is encoded by the coding sequence ATGGCAATGGCAATGTTGAAGGATTCGAATATGAGGCTGATGTTTGAGGCTGGGCTTGATGAAAAGGGCGAGCCGATCTTCAAGGGTAAGACGTACCGTTATGTGAGAAAGGAAGCTACTCCTGACCAGGTACAGCAAGCAGCTGTGGCTCTTGGCGGGCTTAGCGCAGACTTATTAAGCTCTGTGGAGCGTAACGACAGCTTCGATATCATCTAA